One Microbacterium trichothecenolyticum DNA window includes the following coding sequences:
- a CDS encoding YdeI/OmpD-associated family protein — MRFETTLLQTGNNTGIEVPLEVVEALGGGKRAAVVVQVNGYVFPSTLAVMGGRHLIPFSADKRAATGLSGGDSIVVELRLDTAPRTVEVPDDLASALDAAGVRARFDALAPSARKAHVANVEGAKTAETRARRIAVIVGSLG, encoded by the coding sequence ATGCGTTTCGAGACGACCTTGCTCCAGACGGGCAACAACACCGGTATCGAGGTTCCGCTCGAGGTCGTGGAGGCCCTCGGCGGGGGCAAGCGCGCGGCTGTGGTCGTCCAGGTGAACGGATACGTGTTTCCGAGCACGCTGGCCGTCATGGGCGGCCGGCACCTCATTCCGTTCTCGGCCGACAAGCGTGCCGCCACCGGGCTGTCGGGCGGCGACTCGATCGTCGTCGAACTGCGGCTCGACACCGCCCCGCGCACCGTCGAGGTGCCCGACGACCTCGCGTCCGCCCTCGACGCGGCGGGGGTGCGGGCGCGCTTCGATGCCCTCGCCCCGAGCGCTCGAAAAGCACACGTCGCGAATGTCGAGGGAGCGAAGACCGCAGAGACCCGCGCGCGACGTATCGCGGTGATCGTCGGCTCCCTGGGCTGA
- a CDS encoding asparagine synthase: MGRTKDAIAEGLSIATAAARLAVRNRILVETIARGGLFDGELFAAFARETLRSLADEQDQAAERVTHQRKRAWGRFSDSSGTHDYRDRDTRNLRRRARQSRGVAKELRTLADDDERVNTLVADARIAAWGDVESNLRKRLDVEGMTADADPDYATMRRARMDALRMVDLARLASQAKRRAKERAEAAEQEPSGDEKRPSGGSGKGGKKKNKSAES, from the coding sequence GTGGGGCGCACCAAGGATGCCATCGCCGAAGGGCTGTCGATCGCGACGGCCGCGGCGCGCCTTGCCGTGCGAAACCGCATCCTCGTCGAGACGATCGCCCGCGGGGGACTCTTCGATGGCGAGCTCTTCGCCGCGTTCGCCCGCGAGACACTGCGGTCGCTGGCCGACGAGCAGGACCAGGCCGCCGAGCGTGTCACGCATCAGCGCAAGCGCGCGTGGGGTCGCTTCTCGGATTCGTCGGGCACGCACGATTATCGTGACCGCGATACCCGCAACCTGCGTCGTCGTGCCCGCCAGTCGCGCGGCGTCGCGAAAGAGCTGCGGACCCTCGCCGACGACGATGAGAGGGTGAATACGCTCGTCGCCGACGCGCGGATCGCTGCGTGGGGCGACGTCGAGTCCAACCTCCGCAAGCGTCTCGACGTCGAGGGTATGACGGCGGATGCCGACCCCGACTACGCCACGATGCGTCGGGCCCGCATGGACGCCCTGCGGATGGTCGACCTGGCTCGTCTCGCCTCGCAGGCGAAGCGGAGGGCGAAAGAACGGGCCGAGGCGGCCGAGCAGGAACCCTCAGGCGACGAGAAGAGACCCTCGGGCGGCTCGGGCAAGGGCGGCAAGAAGAAGAATAAGTCCGCCGAGTCCTGA
- a CDS encoding LPXTG cell wall anchor domain-containing protein, whose protein sequence is MKHTFSKVAASAAVAAALLVAAPVAAQAYVPTDPSTVTVTVTANGPVPITGFQPGASVTFTLVGRGVTGANIATANLPVTSASVTKTADGSGAATAVVTLPANPSGSYTLAATGARAGSSTGGGTGGGSGSNAGSSNALPVTGVDADSLLGIWVGGGALLLAGATVVVASKVRRNRQETKA, encoded by the coding sequence ATGAAGCACACGTTCTCCAAGGTCGCGGCCTCGGCCGCCGTCGCCGCGGCGCTGTTGGTCGCCGCGCCGGTCGCGGCCCAGGCCTACGTCCCCACCGACCCCAGCACCGTGACGGTGACCGTGACCGCCAACGGACCGGTTCCCATCACGGGCTTCCAGCCCGGCGCGTCGGTCACCTTCACCCTCGTCGGCCGCGGTGTGACCGGAGCGAACATCGCAACGGCCAACCTGCCGGTAACGTCCGCCTCGGTCACCAAGACCGCTGACGGGTCGGGTGCGGCCACGGCCGTCGTCACGCTCCCGGCGAACCCGAGCGGTTCGTACACCCTCGCTGCGACCGGCGCTCGCGCCGGCAGCAGCACCGGTGGTGGCACGGGCGGCGGCAGCGGCAGCAACGCCGGCAGCAGCAACGCCCTTCCCGTGACCGGTGTGGACGCCGACTCGCTCCTGGGCATCTGGGTCGGCGGCGGAGCCCTTCTGCTCGCCGGCGCCACGGTCGTCGTCGCCTCGAAGGTGCGCCGCAACCGCCAGGAGACCAAGGCCTGA